The following coding sequences lie in one Actinomyces capricornis genomic window:
- a CDS encoding DUF6571 family protein produces MAYVSIDPEGVEALITQNKTWATSVTESSSSITAKNILEGSPCSFTWLAMNVALHKFVLLGYVHELSVRLDAAQKANSLGITMPAASGRLVYYLPDGVADTVENVEQNNQKAIERARQHAEKLKNFDGSEEDWNDLSDEVKKDWDNPVYANEVINSLGPEGLIDGPITVEEASGFVLHIGGGERVWASGWDGGEKAAGSYAHLLSIASVTWSEEKGENFGSQMAEAAKSGGPQSMSSFNAIFGSSVEKDVNGDGITENVGLDYNDAMLVTLGTSLEGHEESERLALDEVDPGGDDRTALPGIVHAMTGNQEAFDSWMGVGGSDSGSSQQEQEVIRDRAKSLVEKYPVGENTWTDDWASLAYQTAAGGSELTIENEKTRIAALAGVLNGLGGTSEPVDMSSGARGLIGDALGVFPEGIDESARPGDENGVTTDVSGEGYPANGNSVVPVITDQALSNLVGQVQQDEKASERLGQKISSYRDDRYQWALDSYRGTGDAENLRTVIEEESMTNGFFVGATANLLEKKAKDKDDADAFRATLLKGAANLVPIPTAGTVGDIAVSAWEITHEKHEDVAKRGNHAVSEKAKDIGVDAITARLLNAGVYSQEELENISKQERSNVAPIISDEGKVKPFDQNSEKNEDIDVALTHIAEHELDVLGDAETLSRFSKEPFDKGYDAAKLG; encoded by the coding sequence ATGGCCTATGTATCGATTGACCCCGAGGGTGTTGAGGCACTGATTACTCAGAATAAAACCTGGGCCACGAGTGTCACGGAATCTAGTTCATCCATCACTGCTAAGAACATTCTAGAGGGGAGTCCCTGCAGTTTTACGTGGCTCGCCATGAATGTGGCATTGCATAAGTTCGTGCTCTTAGGGTATGTTCACGAACTTAGCGTGAGGTTAGATGCCGCCCAAAAGGCTAACTCGCTCGGCATTACGATGCCTGCTGCTTCTGGACGTCTGGTCTACTATCTTCCGGATGGCGTCGCGGATACTGTTGAAAATGTCGAACAGAATAATCAGAAAGCGATCGAGCGAGCGCGTCAACATGCTGAAAAGTTGAAGAACTTTGATGGGTCGGAAGAGGATTGGAATGATCTCTCCGACGAGGTTAAGAAAGACTGGGATAATCCTGTCTATGCCAATGAGGTGATTAATTCCTTAGGACCTGAGGGACTCATTGATGGGCCGATTACTGTTGAAGAGGCCTCTGGTTTTGTCTTACATATAGGTGGTGGCGAAAGGGTGTGGGCGTCTGGTTGGGATGGAGGTGAGAAGGCGGCCGGGTCATACGCGCACCTACTGTCAATCGCGTCGGTGACATGGAGTGAGGAGAAAGGTGAGAATTTTGGCTCGCAAATGGCTGAGGCGGCCAAGTCCGGAGGGCCCCAGAGCATGTCATCGTTCAACGCGATCTTCGGGTCCTCGGTAGAAAAGGACGTCAATGGCGACGGCATTACGGAAAATGTCGGCCTTGATTACAATGATGCCATGCTGGTGACCCTTGGTACTAGTCTGGAAGGGCACGAAGAATCGGAGCGCCTCGCTTTGGATGAAGTTGACCCTGGGGGCGATGATCGGACTGCTCTTCCCGGCATCGTTCATGCAATGACCGGAAACCAGGAGGCTTTCGACTCTTGGATGGGCGTTGGTGGTAGTGATAGTGGATCCTCACAACAAGAGCAGGAGGTCATACGCGACAGAGCGAAGTCGCTCGTGGAGAAGTATCCCGTGGGTGAGAACACTTGGACGGATGATTGGGCGAGCCTGGCCTATCAGACTGCCGCGGGAGGTTCCGAGTTGACGATCGAGAACGAGAAGACAAGGATCGCGGCGCTCGCAGGAGTGCTTAATGGGTTAGGTGGAACGTCGGAGCCCGTCGATATGTCGTCTGGAGCTCGCGGCCTTATTGGTGATGCGCTGGGCGTGTTCCCAGAGGGCATCGATGAGTCAGCTAGGCCTGGGGATGAAAATGGCGTTACAACTGATGTCTCGGGGGAGGGGTACCCCGCGAACGGAAACTCGGTAGTACCCGTGATCACGGATCAAGCACTCTCCAATCTCGTGGGGCAGGTGCAGCAGGATGAGAAGGCATCAGAGCGCCTCGGGCAGAAGATCTCGTCTTACAGAGACGATCGTTACCAGTGGGCATTGGACTCCTATCGTGGCACCGGTGACGCTGAGAATCTGCGCACGGTCATTGAAGAGGAGAGTATGACCAACGGTTTCTTCGTGGGAGCCACGGCTAACCTGCTGGAGAAGAAGGCGAAAGACAAGGATGATGCTGATGCCTTTCGGGCGACGCTGCTTAAAGGAGCTGCTAATCTTGTTCCCATTCCGACTGCAGGGACGGTTGGGGATATAGCGGTGAGCGCCTGGGAGATCACTCATGAAAAACACGAGGATGTCGCGAAGCGGGGAAACCATGCCGTCTCCGAAAAAGCCAAGGATATTGGTGTTGATGCGATAACTGCGCGGCTCCTCAATGCCGGAGTCTACTCCCAGGAGGAGTTGGAGAATATCTCCAAGCAGGAGCGGAGCAATGTGGCTCCGATCA
- a CDS encoding anaerobic C4-dicarboxylate transporter, whose product MDVVIIILQVAIILACLVFGAKKGGMALGLIAGIGLVALVFVFRLEPGEPPVSVILTILAVIGCAATLQQSGGLDVMMQTAERLLRKHPEQVTILGPLVTWTLTVLCGTGHVVYTMLPIIADIAIKKDIRPERPMAASSVAAQMGVTASPVSVATVSVVSIISEHTDKHWSVPQILMISMPASLAGVLLAALWSMRRGKELDDDPDFQRRLEDPEFRKSVYAGSKTLIGKVFPPQAYRATWIFLGAIALVVVLGAFDVLRPSFWNEEDQAVEPLSMNLVIQMIMLAAGALILLTCKVEAGRIASTAVFKSGATAMFSIFGVAWMTETVVQAHLGSLEKGLTGVLADHVWMYAIVLFIIGKLVNSQAAGLLIVAPMALSLGVDPVVVVGFIGASYGYFILPTYPSDLAAIGFDPTGTTRIGKYIINHSFLVPGLIGVATSCLVGSALAQLLLS is encoded by the coding sequence ATGGACGTCGTCATCATCATCCTCCAAGTCGCCATCATCCTGGCCTGCCTGGTCTTCGGCGCCAAGAAGGGCGGGATGGCCCTGGGCCTCATCGCCGGCATCGGCCTGGTCGCCCTCGTCTTCGTCTTCCGCCTGGAGCCCGGCGAGCCGCCGGTCTCGGTCATCCTGACCATCCTGGCCGTCATCGGTTGCGCCGCCACCCTCCAGCAGTCGGGGGGCCTGGATGTCATGATGCAGACCGCCGAGCGCCTGCTGCGCAAGCACCCCGAGCAGGTCACCATCCTGGGGCCCCTGGTCACCTGGACACTGACCGTCCTGTGCGGCACCGGGCACGTGGTCTACACGATGCTGCCCATCATCGCCGATATCGCCATCAAGAAGGACATCCGCCCCGAGCGGCCCATGGCGGCCTCCTCCGTGGCCGCCCAGATGGGCGTGACGGCCTCGCCCGTCTCCGTGGCCACCGTCTCGGTGGTCTCCATCATCTCCGAGCACACCGACAAGCACTGGTCGGTGCCCCAGATCCTCATGATCTCCATGCCCGCCTCCCTCGCAGGCGTCCTCCTGGCGGCCCTGTGGTCCATGCGCCGGGGCAAGGAACTCGACGACGATCCGGACTTCCAGCGCCGCCTGGAGGACCCCGAGTTCCGCAAGAGCGTCTACGCCGGCTCCAAGACCCTCATCGGCAAGGTCTTCCCGCCTCAGGCCTACCGGGCCACGTGGATCTTCCTGGGGGCCATCGCCCTGGTGGTGGTCCTGGGCGCCTTCGACGTCCTGCGCCCCTCCTTCTGGAACGAGGAGGACCAGGCCGTCGAGCCCCTGAGCATGAACCTGGTCATCCAGATGATCATGCTCGCCGCCGGCGCCCTCATCCTGCTGACCTGCAAGGTGGAGGCGGGCAGGATCGCCTCGACCGCCGTCTTCAAGTCCGGGGCCACCGCCATGTTCTCGATCTTCGGGGTGGCCTGGATGACCGAGACGGTGGTACAGGCCCACCTGGGCTCACTGGAGAAGGGCCTGACCGGCGTCCTGGCCGATCACGTGTGGATGTACGCCATCGTCCTGTTCATCATCGGCAAGCTGGTCAACTCCCAGGCGGCGGGACTGCTCATCGTGGCGCCCATGGCCCTGTCCCTGGGTGTCGACCCGGTCGTCGTCGTGGGCTTCATCGGCGCCTCCTACGGCTACTTCATCCTGCCCACCTACCCCTCGGACCTGGCCGCCATCGGCTTCGACCCCACGGGCACCACCCGGATCGGCAAGTACATCATCAACCACTCCTTCCTGGTCCCCGGCCTCATCGGGGTGGCCACCTCCTGCCTGGTGGGCTCCGCCCTGGCCCAGCTGCTCCTGAGCTGA
- the rpsR gene encoding 30S ribosomal protein S18, producing MAKPQLRKPKKKVGPVKAIKVGKIDYKDTATLRKFISDRGKIRARRVTGVSVQEQRKIAKAVKNAREMALLPYSSSAR from the coding sequence ATGGCGAAGCCCCAACTTCGCAAGCCCAAGAAGAAGGTCGGTCCGGTCAAGGCCATCAAGGTCGGCAAGATCGACTACAAGGACACTGCCACCCTGCGCAAGTTCATCTCCGACCGTGGCAAGATCCGCGCCCGTCGCGTCACCGGCGTCTCCGTCCAGGAGCAGCGCAAGATCGCCAAGGCCGTGAAGAACGCCCGGGAGATGGCCCTGCTTCCCTACTCGAGCTCTGCTCGCTGA
- a CDS encoding transglycosylase domain-containing protein, with translation MADSRNGAGPRPGGGKLARAANADRQGPARPARTSIKGSQGGQATQAMAASPATAGGKMAQAAKSASAGKAGKARKPARTGARRFFNYPRAGKGPIHRWIPSWRFVLGCFLLAVLAVFGLFAYAYSTIKVPDPSEFAQAQTSTVYYADGTTVMGEFAEVDRTIVDGSTIPDYVGQAVVASEDRSFYTNKGVDPKGIARALWNNLRGGDTQGASTLTQQYVKNYYVDTTDSYFGKFQQAIMAVKIDREQSKQEILDAYLNTVYYGRGAYGIEAASQAFYDKPASEMTVSEAALLAGILPAPSGWDPQENPEKAQERWQRVLEFMLADGYISQADYDSAQFPTTITPKNEQVYEGPNGHLLQMVRAELTADAGLSDQQIDTGGLKIVTTIDKADQDAIVSTAQSLPEGYSENLRVGMVSIDAKTGGILALYGGPDYLTNQVNTSTDAVAQAGSTYKPFALVAGLENGLTLSNGYRGDSPMTIDGHSFQNFQDASYGWRDLIDSTAYSINTPYLQLNADLGPEETNKVAIRAGYPEDTQGMDAFVQNVLGSASPHTIDIASSFATFASQGVRHDTHIVASATKPDGSAAHTAATEGERAFDEDVMADTNYALQQVVRYGSAEKVAALGRPIAAKTGSSSDNKSAQFVGFTPQVVTAVTLYQSGPNGEEESITPWGEYPEVTGSTYPADLFVNYMEQALQDVPIEEFPPRTDASYSRGALYGEPGEVAEDYQTQAPTMAPTVEQSQEQQPTAEATPEEQQPTAEPTPEGPVTEAPRETERPEGGDQPTNGGGLGPSDPGQGEDPGQPVPPVQPEQPDQQGQGGQGQNGGGQNQNRGNQNRPNQNDRDG, from the coding sequence GTGGCAGACAGCAGGAATGGGGCGGGTCCGCGTCCCGGCGGCGGCAAGCTCGCCCGGGCGGCGAATGCGGACCGGCAGGGCCCCGCCAGGCCGGCCCGCACATCCATCAAGGGCTCGCAAGGGGGGCAGGCGACCCAGGCGATGGCCGCCTCCCCGGCGACGGCCGGCGGCAAGATGGCGCAGGCCGCGAAGTCAGCCAGTGCCGGGAAGGCCGGCAAGGCGCGCAAGCCGGCGCGCACCGGCGCCCGTCGATTCTTCAACTACCCGCGTGCGGGCAAGGGCCCCATCCACCGGTGGATCCCCAGTTGGCGCTTCGTCCTGGGATGCTTCCTCCTGGCGGTCCTGGCCGTCTTCGGCCTGTTCGCCTACGCCTACTCCACCATCAAGGTCCCCGACCCCAGCGAGTTCGCCCAGGCCCAGACCAGCACGGTCTACTACGCCGACGGCACCACCGTCATGGGCGAGTTCGCCGAGGTCGACCGCACCATCGTGGACGGATCGACCATCCCCGACTATGTGGGCCAGGCAGTGGTGGCCTCCGAGGACCGCAGCTTCTACACCAACAAGGGCGTGGACCCCAAGGGCATCGCCCGAGCTCTGTGGAACAACCTGCGCGGCGGGGACACCCAGGGCGCCTCGACCCTGACCCAGCAGTACGTCAAGAACTACTACGTGGACACCACGGACTCCTACTTCGGCAAGTTCCAGCAGGCGATCATGGCTGTCAAGATCGACCGGGAGCAGTCCAAGCAGGAGATCCTGGACGCCTACCTCAACACCGTCTACTACGGACGCGGCGCCTACGGGATCGAGGCGGCCTCCCAGGCCTTCTACGACAAGCCCGCCAGTGAGATGACGGTCTCGGAGGCGGCCCTGCTGGCGGGCATCCTGCCCGCGCCCAGCGGCTGGGATCCGCAGGAGAACCCGGAGAAGGCTCAGGAGCGCTGGCAGCGCGTCCTGGAGTTCATGCTCGCCGACGGCTACATCTCCCAGGCCGACTACGACTCCGCCCAGTTCCCCACCACCATCACCCCGAAGAACGAGCAGGTCTACGAGGGCCCCAACGGTCACCTGCTGCAGATGGTGCGCGCCGAGCTCACGGCGGATGCGGGCCTGAGCGACCAGCAGATCGACACCGGCGGCCTGAAGATCGTCACGACCATCGACAAGGCCGATCAGGACGCCATCGTGTCCACCGCCCAGTCCCTGCCCGAGGGGTACTCGGAGAACCTGCGGGTGGGGATGGTCTCCATCGACGCCAAGACCGGGGGCATCCTCGCCCTCTACGGCGGACCCGACTACCTGACCAACCAGGTCAACACCTCCACGGATGCGGTGGCCCAGGCGGGGTCCACCTACAAGCCCTTCGCCCTGGTGGCCGGGCTGGAGAACGGCCTGACCCTGTCCAACGGCTACCGTGGGGACTCGCCCATGACGATCGATGGGCACTCCTTCCAGAACTTCCAGGATGCCTCCTACGGCTGGAGGGACCTCATCGACTCCACCGCCTACTCCATCAACACCCCCTACCTCCAGCTCAATGCGGACCTGGGGCCGGAGGAGACGAACAAGGTGGCGATCCGGGCCGGCTACCCCGAGGACACTCAGGGCATGGACGCCTTCGTGCAGAACGTGCTGGGCTCGGCCTCGCCGCACACCATTGACATCGCCAGCTCCTTCGCCACCTTCGCCTCGCAGGGGGTGCGCCACGACACCCATATCGTGGCCTCTGCCACCAAGCCCGATGGCTCGGCGGCCCACACCGCGGCCACGGAGGGCGAGCGCGCCTTCGATGAGGATGTCATGGCCGACACGAACTACGCCCTCCAGCAGGTGGTGCGCTACGGCAGTGCGGAGAAGGTCGCGGCGCTGGGCCGGCCCATTGCCGCCAAGACCGGCTCGTCCTCGGACAACAAGTCGGCCCAGTTCGTGGGCTTCACCCCCCAGGTGGTCACAGCCGTGACCCTCTACCAGTCCGGGCCCAACGGCGAGGAGGAGTCCATCACCCCGTGGGGCGAGTACCCGGAGGTCACCGGGTCCACCTACCCCGCCGACCTGTTCGTCAACTACATGGAGCAGGCGCTCCAGGACGTGCCCATCGAGGAGTTCCCGCCGCGAACCGACGCCTCCTACTCGCGCGGCGCTCTGTACGGCGAGCCGGGGGAGGTGGCCGAGGACTACCAGACCCAGGCACCCACGATGGCCCCCACCGTCGAGCAGTCGCAGGAGCAGCAGCCCACGGCCGAGGCCACACCCGAGGAGCAGCAGCCCACGGCTGAGCCCACGCCCGAGGGGCCGGTGACGGAGGCGCCCCGTGAGACCGAGCGCCCGGAGGGCGGTGACCAGCCGACCAACGGGGGAGGCCTGGGTCCCAGTGATCCGGGGCAGGGGGAGGATCCGGGGCAGCCCGTGCCCCCGGTTCAGCCCGAGCAGCCGGATCAGCAGGGCCAGGGCGGACAGGGCCAGAATGGTGGAGGCCAGAACCAGAACCGGGGGAACCAGAACCGGCCGAACCAGAACGATCGCGACGGCTGA
- the rpsF gene encoding 30S ribosomal protein S6, with translation MRHYEIMIILDPETDERTVSQSLEKLLQVVPSSGGSVDKVDVWGKRRLAYDIKKKSEGFYVVADLTATPETAQELDRQLGLNETVLRTKLLRPEA, from the coding sequence ATGCGTCACTACGAGATCATGATCATCCTCGACCCCGAGACGGACGAGCGCACAGTCTCCCAGTCGTTGGAGAAGCTGCTGCAGGTCGTTCCCAGCAGCGGGGGCTCGGTGGACAAGGTCGATGTCTGGGGCAAGCGCCGCCTGGCCTACGACATCAAGAAGAAGTCCGAGGGCTTCTACGTCGTCGCCGATCTGACCGCCACCCCTGAGACCGCTCAGGAGCTGGACCGTCAGCTCGGCCTCAACGAGACCGTCCTGCGCACCAAGCTGCTGCGTCCCGAGGCCTGA
- a CDS encoding single-stranded DNA-binding protein: MAGDTVITIIGNLTADPEMRFTPSGAAVASFTIASTPRTFDRQAGEWKDGETLFMRCSIWRDAAENVAESLIKGMRVIAQGRLVQRSFTTREGENRTVVEMQVDEIGPSLRYAKAQVTRQSRGGQGGFGGQQGQGGGFGGQPQGGFGGQQGGQPQGGYNQGGQGGGFGGQSGYNAPAGGAPDDPWATGGSTSFGDEPPF, from the coding sequence ATGGCCGGAGACACTGTCATCACCATTATCGGGAACCTCACCGCGGATCCCGAGATGCGCTTCACCCCCTCGGGGGCTGCGGTGGCCTCCTTCACCATCGCCTCGACGCCGCGCACCTTCGACCGCCAGGCCGGGGAGTGGAAGGACGGCGAGACGCTGTTCATGCGCTGCTCCATCTGGCGCGACGCCGCTGAGAACGTGGCCGAGTCGCTGATCAAGGGCATGCGCGTCATCGCCCAGGGCCGTCTGGTCCAGCGCTCCTTCACCACCCGTGAGGGCGAGAACCGCACGGTGGTGGAGATGCAGGTCGATGAGATCGGCCCCTCCCTGCGCTACGCCAAGGCCCAGGTCACCCGCCAGTCCCGCGGCGGCCAGGGCGGCTTCGGCGGCCAGCAGGGCCAGGGCGGTGGCTTCGGCGGTCAGCCCCAGGGCGGTTTCGGCGGCCAGCAGGGCGGTCAGCCCCAGGGCGGCTACAACCAGGGAGGTCAGGGCGGCGGCTTCGGCGGCCAGAGCGGCTACAACGCCCCCGCCGGCGGCGCCCCGGACGACCCGTGGGCCACGGGCGGCTCGACCTCCTTCGGGGATGAGCCCCCCTTCTGA
- the rplI gene encoding 50S ribosomal protein L9 — MTTKLILTHDVSHLGSAGDVVDVKDGYARNYLLPRKLATPWTKGAQRQIDQMAEARRRRSIESLEQAQSARAWLTENVVTVSASAGANGRLFGAVTTSALAEAVKAAGGPAIDRRKIETVPPIKSTGRHSASVRLHTDVVAPIEVNVVAAR; from the coding sequence ATGACCACCAAGCTCATCCTCACCCACGACGTGTCCCACCTGGGCAGCGCCGGCGACGTCGTCGACGTCAAGGACGGCTACGCCCGCAACTACCTGCTGCCGCGCAAGCTGGCCACCCCGTGGACCAAGGGTGCGCAGCGCCAGATCGACCAGATGGCGGAGGCGCGTCGCCGCCGCTCCATCGAGTCCCTGGAGCAGGCCCAGAGCGCCCGCGCATGGCTGACCGAGAACGTCGTGACGGTCAGCGCCTCGGCGGGCGCCAACGGCCGCCTCTTCGGCGCGGTGACCACCTCGGCGCTGGCCGAGGCCGTCAAGGCCGCCGGCGGCCCGGCCATCGACCGCCGCAAGATCGAGACCGTCCCGCCGATCAAGTCCACCGGGCGCCACAGCGCCTCGGTGCGTCTGCACACCGACGTCGTGGCCCCCATTGAGGTCAACGTCGTCGCCGCCCGCTGA
- a CDS encoding cation-translocating P-type ATPase, translated as MAPTDHPWAQPADAVAAALGTDASTGLSAAEAARLLAEHGPNELPSKPPVPAWKRFLAQFNDPLVFLLLGAIVISAIAWVLEGAHGIPVDSLVILAVVTLNAVLGFIQENKAADAVAALSEMTKATSTVLRDGARLVIPSSEIVVGDILILGEGDQVGADARLLSAAALRVVESSLTGEADAITKSSDAVAADADLADRTGMVYRGTSVAQGTGRAIVVATGGDTEMGAIARMLDAVEEEPTPLQEEIHQISKMLGIIVVVIAVVVVGTLLILADDRSAETVIHALLLGVSLAVAAVPEGLPAILSVVLALGVQRMALHKAVVKKLTSVETLGSASVICSDKTGTLTRSEMTIQEVVTASGTAVVTGIGYAPDGQVSPDADRDGQPDADPLEGALADEVMVVLSGGTLASDAELSVTDEVWSVVGDPTEGAFLVAEKKLGTDGHREGRFERVGEVPFTSDRKMMSVLHTDTKHGMIIISKGAPDVLMEHCTQVRIDGSAQPLTDEIRRRFTDHIADMSGRALRTLGVAYRVLDEAEAARVRAAGQGDADFSDMERDLVMAGVVGIIDPPRPEAATAVAEAHRAGVRVLMITGDHPATAGRIAADLGIAERGAPVLTGRELTVMDDEALREAIAATSVYARVAPEHKMRIVGALKSQGHTVSMTGDGVNDAPALRAADIGVAMGITGTQVTKEAATMVLADDNFATIVDAVREGRRIFDNIKKFLRFLLSSNMGEVLTVFCGVVLAGVIGLSDHSETGVVLPLVATQILWINLVTDSGPALAMGVDPSVEDVMGRPPRKPTDRVVDGAMWAGVLLVGAVMAFSTLATLDIFLPGGLIEVGVSTDDLATARTAAFTTLVFAQLFNTLNSRSETVSAFKHLFVNKWLWGSIALAIVLQVAVVEVPFLQAAFSTAPLDLTHWLVVVVMASLVLWVDEIRKLIMRARG; from the coding sequence GTGGCACCCACCGATCACCCCTGGGCCCAGCCGGCCGACGCCGTCGCCGCGGCCCTGGGCACCGACGCCTCCACCGGCCTGAGCGCCGCCGAGGCCGCCCGGCTCCTGGCCGAGCACGGCCCCAACGAGCTGCCCTCCAAGCCCCCGGTGCCCGCCTGGAAGCGCTTCCTGGCCCAGTTCAACGACCCTCTGGTCTTCCTGCTGCTGGGGGCGATCGTCATCTCGGCCATCGCCTGGGTGCTGGAGGGCGCCCACGGCATCCCCGTGGACTCCCTGGTCATCCTGGCCGTGGTCACCCTCAACGCCGTCCTGGGATTCATCCAGGAGAACAAGGCGGCCGACGCCGTGGCGGCCCTGTCGGAGATGACCAAGGCCACCTCCACCGTCCTGCGCGACGGGGCGCGCCTGGTCATCCCCTCCTCCGAAATCGTCGTCGGCGACATCCTCATCCTGGGCGAGGGCGATCAGGTGGGGGCCGACGCCCGCCTGCTGTCCGCCGCCGCCCTGCGCGTGGTGGAGTCCTCCCTCACCGGCGAGGCCGACGCCATCACCAAGTCCTCCGACGCCGTCGCCGCGGACGCCGACCTGGCCGACCGCACCGGCATGGTCTACCGCGGCACCTCCGTGGCCCAGGGCACCGGCAGGGCCATCGTGGTGGCCACCGGCGGGGACACCGAGATGGGTGCCATCGCCCGCATGCTCGACGCCGTCGAGGAGGAGCCCACCCCGCTGCAGGAGGAGATCCACCAGATCTCCAAGATGCTGGGCATCATCGTGGTCGTCATCGCCGTGGTGGTCGTGGGCACCCTGCTCATCCTGGCCGACGATCGCAGCGCCGAGACCGTCATCCACGCCCTGCTGCTGGGGGTCTCCCTGGCGGTGGCGGCCGTGCCCGAGGGCCTGCCGGCCATCCTGTCGGTGGTCCTCGCCCTGGGCGTCCAGCGCATGGCCCTGCACAAGGCGGTGGTCAAGAAGCTCACCAGTGTGGAGACGCTGGGCTCGGCCTCGGTCATCTGCTCGGACAAGACCGGCACCCTGACCCGCTCGGAGATGACCATCCAGGAGGTCGTCACCGCCTCGGGCACGGCCGTGGTCACCGGGATCGGATACGCCCCCGACGGCCAGGTCTCCCCCGACGCCGACCGCGACGGCCAGCCCGACGCCGACCCCCTGGAGGGCGCCCTGGCCGACGAGGTCATGGTGGTCCTGTCCGGGGGCACCCTGGCCTCCGACGCCGAGCTGAGCGTGACCGACGAGGTGTGGAGCGTCGTGGGCGACCCCACCGAGGGCGCCTTCCTCGTGGCCGAGAAGAAGCTGGGCACCGATGGGCACCGCGAGGGCCGCTTCGAGCGCGTGGGCGAGGTGCCCTTCACCTCCGATCGCAAGATGATGTCGGTCCTGCACACCGACACCAAGCACGGGATGATCATCATCTCCAAGGGCGCCCCCGACGTGCTTATGGAGCACTGCACCCAGGTGCGCATCGACGGCAGCGCCCAGCCGCTGACCGATGAGATCCGCCGGCGCTTCACCGACCACATCGCCGACATGTCCGGGCGCGCCCTGCGCACCCTGGGGGTGGCCTACCGCGTGCTGGATGAGGCCGAGGCCGCCCGCGTCAGGGCCGCCGGCCAGGGCGACGCCGACTTCTCCGACATGGAGCGCGACCTGGTCATGGCCGGCGTCGTGGGCATTATCGACCCGCCGCGCCCCGAGGCGGCCACGGCGGTGGCCGAGGCCCACCGCGCCGGCGTGCGCGTCCTCATGATCACCGGCGACCACCCGGCCACCGCCGGGCGCATCGCCGCGGACCTGGGGATCGCCGAGCGCGGCGCCCCGGTGCTCACCGGCCGCGAGCTGACCGTGATGGACGACGAGGCGCTGCGCGAGGCGATCGCCGCCACCAGCGTGTACGCCCGCGTGGCGCCCGAGCACAAGATGCGGATCGTGGGGGCCCTGAAGTCCCAGGGCCACACCGTGTCCATGACCGGCGACGGCGTCAATGACGCCCCCGCGCTGCGCGCCGCGGACATCGGGGTCGCCATGGGGATCACCGGCACCCAGGTGACCAAGGAGGCCGCCACCATGGTGCTGGCCGACGACAACTTCGCCACCATCGTGGACGCCGTGCGCGAGGGCCGGCGGATCTTCGACAACATCAAGAAGTTCCTGCGCTTCCTGCTGTCCTCCAATATGGGCGAGGTGCTCACGGTCTTCTGCGGCGTCGTCCTGGCGGGGGTGATCGGCCTGTCCGACCACTCCGAGACCGGCGTGGTGCTGCCCCTGGTGGCCACCCAGATCCTGTGGATCAACCTGGTCACCGACTCCGGCCCGGCTCTGGCCATGGGCGTGGATCCCAGCGTGGAGGACGTCATGGGCCGCCCGCCGCGCAAGCCCACCGATCGCGTCGTCGACGGCGCCATGTGGGCGGGCGTGCTGCTCGTGGGGGCCGTCATGGCCTTCTCGACCCTGGCGACCCTGGACATCTTCCTGCCCGGTGGGCTGATCGAGGTGGGCGTGTCCACCGACGACCTGGCCACCGCGCGCACCGCGGCCTTCACCACGCTGGTCTTCGCCCAGCTGTTCAACACCCTGAACTCGCGCTCGGAGACGGTCAGTGCCTTCAAGCACCTGTTCGTCAACAAGTGGCTGTGGGGCTCCATCGCCCTGGCCATCGTGCTTCAGGTGGCCGTGGTGGAGGTGCCGTTCCTGCAGGCGGCCTTCTCCACCGCGCCGCTGGACCTCACCCACTGGCTGGTCGTGGTGGTCATGGCCTCCCTGGTGCTGTGGGTCGATGAGATCCGCAAGCTCATCATGCGCGCCCGGGGCTGA